The following proteins are encoded in a genomic region of Synechococcus sp. CBW1002:
- a CDS encoding IS3 family transposase, whose translation MSRQCALLGLPRSTLYYRPTPVRVSTLRIMARIDALYLEDPCSGSRRMVDYLAQDGIPISRDRVRNLMRRMGLRAIYQKPRTTVPGDPSVRFPCLVDLTQVTSVDQVWATDITYIPLQKGFLYLVAIMDLHSRHVLSWRLSNSLDTKFCLEALEMALGGGRRPEIFHSDQGCQFTSADFVARLKGERIQISWSGRKRCYDNILVERLWRTVKYEEVYLRAYSDGWDAEISLARFLWRYCHVRPHSSLGGKTPHAVYTEAEPCSTRPGLTMSGAGTVQ comes from the coding sequence ATCAGCAGGCAGTGTGCGCTGCTGGGGCTGCCTCGATCCACGCTGTACTACCGGCCGACACCGGTCCGTGTATCGACGCTGCGGATCATGGCCAGGATCGATGCTCTCTACCTGGAGGATCCCTGCAGCGGCAGCCGCCGGATGGTGGACTATCTGGCCCAAGATGGTATCCCGATCAGCCGAGATCGAGTGCGAAACCTCATGCGGCGCATGGGATTACGGGCGATCTACCAGAAGCCCCGGACGACGGTTCCAGGTGATCCGTCCGTGCGGTTCCCCTGCCTGGTGGACCTCACGCAGGTCACGTCGGTGGATCAGGTCTGGGCGACCGACATCACCTACATCCCTCTGCAGAAAGGGTTCCTCTATCTGGTGGCGATCATGGATCTCCATTCCAGGCATGTGCTCAGCTGGAGGCTCTCCAACAGCCTTGACACGAAGTTCTGTCTGGAGGCCCTGGAGATGGCCTTGGGAGGCGGCCGTAGGCCAGAGATCTTCCACTCCGATCAAGGCTGTCAGTTCACGTCCGCTGACTTTGTGGCCAGACTCAAAGGGGAGCGGATCCAGATCAGCTGGTCCGGCAGAAAGCGGTGCTACGACAACATCCTTGTTGAACGGCTGTGGAGGACTGTCAAGTACGAGGAGGTCTACCTACGGGCATACAGCGATGGCTGGGACGCTGAAATCAGCCTGGCCCGCTTCCTGTGGCGGTATTGCCATGTAAGACCTCACAGTTCCCTTGGAGGCAAAACTCCCCACGCGGTCTACACTGAGGCCGAACCATGTTCCACCCGTCCTGGGTTAACGATGTCAGGGGCCGGAACTGTCCAATAA
- a CDS encoding IS5 family transposase has translation MYRRHNNGQISIKEFHLPFGGTLDPENRWVQLEGLIPWDELEETYAPQFSATIGAPAKSVRMAFGALYIKQKLGLTDEETVHQIRENAYIQFFLGFAGYTAKAPFDASMMVHFRKRFSDEDLRRINELVVQRGKEILLEALAQAADDDDHDDRDSSGGGAQLELDALIKPADWPEGKNWGTLTIDASCTPADITYPRDLKLLNEARTTTERVIDDLCSQSSGFRRHRPRYDRGLARAHFLRVAKQKRPRRRKVKAAIKHQLGYVRQNLKAIDALIGCGARLSELKRHWWQKLLACSELERQQGLLLASQTNSIPDRLVNLVQTHIRPMVRGKARAAVEFGAKISVSVQNGFPFLHRISWNPYNEGEDLIAQAEKYKLDTGSYPERICADRIYITAKNRHFCTRNGIRLSGKRLGRPPKDPDVTTAHKHQLRSDQARRNEVEGVFGSGKRKYSLDLIMARLPAGAESSISMAFVVMCAEKVLRLLRLFFVLLFGWIYSFFMAWSAIRAPEGICKPCF, from the coding sequence ATGTACCGGAGGCACAATAACGGTCAGATCTCAATCAAGGAGTTCCACCTGCCATTTGGCGGCACACTTGATCCCGAGAATCGCTGGGTTCAACTGGAGGGGCTGATCCCATGGGATGAGCTGGAAGAAACCTATGCCCCTCAATTCAGCGCCACAATTGGCGCTCCAGCCAAATCAGTGAGAATGGCCTTTGGTGCTCTCTACATCAAACAGAAGTTAGGGCTCACCGACGAAGAGACAGTCCATCAGATCAGAGAGAACGCCTATATTCAGTTCTTTCTCGGCTTTGCGGGCTACACAGCTAAGGCACCGTTTGATGCCTCGATGATGGTGCACTTTCGCAAGCGTTTTTCTGACGAGGATCTGCGCCGTATCAACGAGCTGGTGGTGCAGCGCGGCAAAGAGATCCTTCTGGAAGCACTTGCTCAGGCAGCAGACGATGACGACCATGATGATCGTGATTCCAGTGGAGGAGGCGCTCAGCTAGAACTTGATGCGTTGATCAAGCCTGCTGACTGGCCAGAAGGAAAGAATTGGGGCACTCTCACGATTGATGCCAGTTGCACTCCAGCCGACATCACCTATCCCAGAGACCTCAAGCTCCTCAACGAGGCTCGCACAACGACCGAGCGAGTCATTGATGATCTGTGCAGTCAGTCATCGGGATTCAGGAGACATCGACCTCGCTACGACCGTGGCCTTGCTCGTGCTCATTTCCTGAGAGTGGCGAAGCAAAAACGACCACGTCGCCGCAAAGTGAAGGCTGCCATTAAACATCAGCTTGGCTATGTGCGGCAGAATCTCAAGGCCATTGATGCTCTGATCGGCTGCGGGGCAAGGCTTTCCGAGCTTAAGAGGCATTGGTGGCAGAAGTTGTTGGCCTGCAGCGAGTTGGAGCGGCAACAGGGCCTTCTGCTCGCCTCTCAGACCAACAGCATTCCAGACCGCCTGGTGAATCTTGTGCAGACCCATATCCGCCCAATGGTGCGAGGCAAAGCACGTGCTGCGGTGGAGTTTGGAGCCAAAATCAGTGTTTCGGTTCAAAACGGCTTTCCGTTCTTGCACCGCATAAGCTGGAACCCCTACAACGAAGGAGAAGACCTTATCGCTCAGGCGGAAAAATACAAGCTGGATACAGGATCTTACCCAGAGCGAATCTGCGCCGACCGGATTTATATCACGGCCAAGAATAGGCATTTCTGCACGAGGAACGGTATTCGCCTCTCCGGCAAGCGATTGGGTCGCCCGCCCAAGGATCCTGATGTCACCACTGCACACAAGCACCAGCTCCGATCTGATCAAGCTCGACGCAATGAAGTGGAAGGCGTCTTTGGCTCTGGAAAGCGCAAGTATTCCCTGGATCTGATCATGGCTCGTCTACCAGCTGGTGCCGAATCCTCCATCTCGATGGCCTTTGTCGTGATGTGCGCGGAAAAGGTCTTGAGGCTGCTGCGCCTCTTTTTTGTCCTTCTTTTTGGGTGGATCTACAGCTTTTTTATGGCCTGGTCAGCGATCAGAGCGCCTGAGGGCATCTGCAAGCCATGCTTTTGA
- a CDS encoding class I SAM-dependent DNA methyltransferase, translating into MTIAAPLGPQPTGKQNLSTFLWSVADLLRGDYKRSDYGKVILPFTVLRRLDCVLEPTKAAVLEEKTLREGQGLDPEPFLLRKAGQNFYNTSPWAMKRLMGDQDNIGENLRAYIQEFTPAVRDIFESFEFHLQVDRLEKAGLLYMVTEKFARIDLHPDKVSNAEMGLVYEELIRKHAEESNETAGEHFTPREVIRLMVNLIFIEDDEALTQPGIVRSLYDPAAGTGGMLSVAEEHLTGHNPTARLVLSGQELNPESYAICKADMLIKGQDINKICFGNTLSDDQLPEARYDYMLSNPPFGVEWKKIQKEIEREAKLMGFSGRFGPGLPRVSDGSLLFLMHLISKMRPALEGGSRFGIVLNGSPLFTGGAGSGESEIRRYVLENDLVEAIIALPTDMFYNTGISTYIWILTNRKPEARKGKVQLIDASSYWQKMRKSLGSKRKELSPEHIEEITQLFGAFEEAEKDGKPISKIFPNEAFGYRTITVERPLRDEAGQVVLGQRGKAKGKPQADSSLRDTENVPLSEDVETYFEREVLPHVPDAWIDHDKTKVGYEIPFNRHFYVFTPPRPLDVIDAELKQVTDRILEMIGGLTA; encoded by the coding sequence GTGACAATCGCCGCCCCCCTCGGCCCCCAGCCCACCGGCAAGCAGAACCTCTCGACCTTCCTCTGGTCGGTCGCAGACTTACTCCGGGGCGACTACAAGCGAAGTGACTACGGCAAGGTGATCCTGCCGTTCACGGTGCTGCGCCGGCTGGACTGCGTGCTCGAGCCCACCAAGGCGGCTGTGCTTGAGGAGAAGACCCTGCGGGAGGGCCAGGGCCTAGACCCTGAACCCTTCCTGCTGCGCAAGGCAGGTCAGAACTTCTATAACACCTCGCCATGGGCCATGAAGCGGCTTATGGGTGACCAGGACAACATCGGCGAGAACCTGCGGGCCTACATCCAGGAGTTCACCCCAGCGGTGCGGGACATCTTCGAGAGCTTTGAGTTCCACCTGCAGGTGGACCGTCTTGAGAAGGCAGGGCTTCTGTACATGGTGACTGAGAAGTTCGCCCGGATCGACCTACACCCAGACAAGGTCAGCAACGCGGAAATGGGGCTCGTCTATGAAGAGCTGATCCGAAAGCATGCTGAAGAATCTAACGAGACCGCCGGGGAGCACTTCACCCCAAGGGAGGTGATCCGGCTGATGGTGAACCTGATCTTCATCGAAGACGATGAGGCACTGACCCAGCCCGGCATCGTCCGCAGCCTCTATGACCCAGCTGCTGGCACCGGCGGGATGCTCAGCGTGGCGGAGGAGCACCTCACGGGCCACAACCCCACAGCGCGGCTGGTGCTGTCCGGTCAAGAGCTGAACCCCGAGAGCTACGCCATCTGCAAGGCGGACATGCTGATCAAAGGGCAGGACATCAACAAGATCTGCTTCGGCAACACGCTCTCAGACGACCAGCTGCCTGAAGCGAGGTACGACTACATGCTCTCCAATCCGCCGTTCGGGGTGGAGTGGAAGAAGATCCAGAAGGAGATCGAGCGAGAAGCGAAGCTGATGGGCTTCAGCGGTCGCTTTGGGCCGGGGCTGCCCAGGGTGAGTGATGGCTCGCTGCTGTTCCTTATGCACCTGATCAGCAAGATGCGGCCTGCTTTGGAGGGCGGTAGCCGCTTCGGCATCGTCCTCAACGGTTCACCTCTGTTCACCGGTGGGGCGGGCTCTGGGGAAAGCGAGATCCGCCGGTATGTGCTGGAGAACGACCTGGTGGAGGCGATCATCGCCCTGCCCACGGACATGTTCTACAACACGGGCATCAGCACCTACATCTGGATCCTGACCAACCGCAAACCGGAGGCACGCAAGGGAAAGGTGCAGCTGATTGATGCCAGCAGCTACTGGCAGAAGATGCGCAAGAGCCTGGGAAGCAAGCGCAAGGAGCTGAGCCCCGAGCACATCGAAGAGATCACCCAGCTGTTCGGCGCGTTCGAGGAGGCCGAGAAGGACGGCAAGCCGATCAGCAAGATCTTCCCGAACGAAGCCTTTGGCTACCGCACGATCACGGTGGAGCGCCCCCTGCGCGATGAAGCGGGCCAGGTGGTGCTGGGCCAGCGGGGTAAGGCCAAGGGCAAGCCCCAGGCGGACAGCAGCCTGCGCGACACCGAGAACGTGCCTCTCAGCGAAGACGTGGAGACCTACTTCGAACGGGAGGTGTTGCCGCATGTGCCCGATGCCTGGATCGACCATGACAAGACCAAGGTGGGCTACGAGATCCCCTTCAACCGCCACTTCTATGTGTTTACTCCCCCGAGACCGCTGGATGTGATCGACGCAGAGCTGAAGCAGGTGACAGATCGGATCCTGGAGATGATCGGAGGGCTGACGGCGTGA
- a CDS encoding AAA family ATPase, whose protein sequence is MTSNESPIEGNGDSSSDNTSVPQKPTGTAMQQLKAGVLPPDWSCIPVDGKATYLKGWSKSRLSLTQLMQEYDKDHRYRGLGVITGEASGGLIALDIDGLTAAARLKAAIGEENYEKRGRETTMAWTSGKRGRRQILWKVPAALVPQLRDFKTLILRETGEWELGTGDKNRTKRVDDQPAYEEVVLRFNGCQSVLPGSPHPGNNYRPYTWLSYNEGRPADAPRWLIDLLLPHCKPVTWLNSDDQKQLNETHGDTAVPPPQIRGWFFKEEVQALLRPKLKDLIFKHPVFDEYGWIDRPGASEQWMSGCPWHKSESGTAFQVSPSSGVWCCHACGNGGDVLKFVHAARTNDPYAENPTGPTLEGYVAEIAGKLGFTYPDDVLPTQRVANKVPTPEDLDELYKKCRQIDKKNTNKEKARMLMWAEAQLSAFYLFKSGTDIYDSYRRYYTGELTPAAEVQTIEQLAAIKEADYLIPDFVRTGSSIMLHARGGLGKTKVALALARTIGQGQSTRIRGSDFTPTSTGKVLLLGADMSSAQYIDYLKQQGIDVKGVDHHWMKVAWDWEIDQQLELIDLLNEHQPKLVIIDSLSSVSNNAAHGENDQEYARTVYDMSRHNGRLFPPTCFLWIHHNRKDGTTFRGTDVLRNAVDDTWELMTIPEEEQGDFPAGSKILQIGKSRGMRDGARFIVRESLEECITIEDLAPLVERRQGTGDMTGPSMVRKVLKEDGPLTADEVKAKVDGLVLGIGNPEYKPVSLSTIKRWLKREVAAATTEVCGMRETGGRGRPAPLYRWKGVDPTGVNAPVTDELIDQLWGGGRPPEGGNESEREDDRKCPSTDGEGSKPPAAQGISEAGIFGHGAENGASETGRDRKSEGPGSLTSETMGLSPGLPKSSTSSGESGIAVIPNDPSEFRSQEGVSYHDDTKMVDDFRSQGVGAVSSGGQNGIGLIPNDQKLVEDFGSDRKSEAPEIAETPSGARDSGSGDFRSNQPPLSLHAHARAEQREETEELDPEIQELLDLEAQIMAFHSENVRAFSGLEPEACRPTPFPHREGLGMVA, encoded by the coding sequence ATGACCAGCAACGAATCCCCGATTGAAGGCAATGGTGATTCTTCCAGTGACAACACTTCCGTACCCCAAAAGCCCACTGGTACTGCTATGCAGCAGCTCAAAGCCGGGGTGCTCCCTCCTGACTGGTCGTGCATTCCCGTCGATGGAAAAGCGACCTACCTCAAAGGTTGGTCGAAGAGCCGACTTTCGCTCACTCAACTGATGCAGGAGTACGACAAGGACCACCGGTATCGCGGTCTCGGGGTGATCACAGGCGAAGCCAGCGGCGGCCTGATCGCCCTGGACATCGACGGGCTGACAGCGGCGGCTCGGCTCAAAGCCGCGATCGGCGAGGAGAACTACGAGAAGCGGGGCCGGGAGACCACGATGGCCTGGACATCAGGCAAGCGGGGCCGGCGGCAGATCCTCTGGAAGGTCCCAGCCGCGCTGGTGCCGCAACTGCGGGACTTCAAAACCTTGATCCTGCGGGAGACCGGGGAATGGGAGCTGGGGACCGGCGACAAGAACAGGACCAAGCGGGTTGACGATCAGCCGGCCTACGAGGAAGTGGTGCTGCGGTTCAATGGCTGCCAGTCGGTGTTGCCGGGAAGCCCTCACCCTGGCAACAACTACAGGCCCTACACCTGGCTGAGCTACAACGAGGGGCGGCCCGCCGACGCACCGCGCTGGCTGATCGACCTGCTGCTGCCGCACTGCAAGCCGGTCACCTGGCTGAACAGCGACGACCAGAAGCAGCTCAACGAGACGCACGGCGACACGGCTGTTCCCCCGCCGCAGATCCGGGGCTGGTTCTTCAAGGAGGAGGTCCAGGCCCTGCTGCGGCCGAAGCTGAAGGACCTGATCTTCAAGCACCCGGTCTTTGACGAGTACGGCTGGATCGATCGACCAGGGGCCAGTGAGCAGTGGATGTCGGGATGCCCCTGGCACAAATCGGAGTCAGGGACTGCGTTCCAGGTGTCACCGTCCTCGGGGGTGTGGTGCTGTCACGCCTGTGGGAACGGCGGCGACGTGCTGAAGTTCGTGCATGCGGCAAGGACCAACGACCCGTATGCGGAGAATCCGACAGGGCCGACGCTAGAGGGGTACGTCGCTGAAATTGCAGGAAAATTGGGGTTTACGTATCCAGATGATGTCCTGCCGACGCAACGTGTAGCCAATAAGGTGCCTACTCCAGAGGACTTGGACGAGCTGTATAAGAAGTGTAGGCAGATCGACAAGAAGAACACCAACAAAGAGAAAGCCCGCATGTTGATGTGGGCTGAAGCCCAGCTGAGCGCTTTCTACCTCTTCAAAAGCGGTACTGACATCTACGACAGCTACCGCAGGTACTACACCGGGGAGCTGACCCCCGCCGCAGAAGTCCAGACGATCGAGCAGCTTGCGGCCATCAAGGAGGCCGACTACCTCATCCCTGATTTCGTCAGGACCGGCAGCTCGATCATGCTCCACGCCCGTGGCGGTCTCGGGAAGACCAAAGTCGCGCTGGCCCTGGCCAGGACGATCGGGCAGGGTCAGTCGACACGGATCCGGGGCTCGGACTTCACCCCGACGAGCACGGGGAAGGTGCTGCTGCTCGGTGCTGACATGTCGTCGGCCCAGTACATCGACTACCTGAAGCAGCAGGGGATCGATGTCAAAGGCGTCGATCACCACTGGATGAAGGTGGCCTGGGACTGGGAGATTGACCAGCAGCTCGAGCTGATTGATCTGCTGAACGAGCACCAGCCGAAGCTGGTGATCATCGACTCGCTGTCGTCGGTGAGCAACAACGCCGCTCATGGGGAGAACGACCAGGAGTACGCGAGGACCGTCTACGACATGAGCCGGCACAACGGGCGGCTGTTTCCGCCGACGTGCTTCCTCTGGATCCACCACAACCGGAAGGACGGGACGACCTTCCGTGGCACTGACGTGCTGCGGAACGCAGTGGATGACACCTGGGAGTTGATGACGATCCCCGAGGAGGAGCAGGGCGACTTCCCTGCGGGAAGCAAGATCCTCCAGATCGGCAAGTCTCGCGGCATGCGGGATGGGGCCAGGTTCATCGTGCGGGAGTCCCTGGAGGAGTGCATCACGATCGAGGATCTGGCGCCGCTGGTTGAGCGCCGGCAAGGCACCGGGGACATGACCGGGCCGTCCATGGTGCGGAAGGTGCTCAAGGAAGACGGGCCGCTGACGGCGGATGAGGTGAAGGCCAAGGTCGATGGCCTGGTGCTGGGGATCGGGAACCCTGAGTACAAGCCGGTGAGCCTGAGCACGATCAAGCGCTGGTTGAAGCGGGAGGTGGCAGCCGCGACCACAGAGGTCTGCGGGATGAGGGAGACCGGAGGTCGAGGTCGGCCGGCGCCGCTCTACCGCTGGAAAGGGGTCGATCCGACCGGGGTCAACGCTCCGGTGACGGATGAGCTGATCGATCAGCTCTGGGGAGGAGGGAGGCCCCCCGAGGGCGGAAACGAGTCAGAGAGAGAAGATGACCGAAAATGCCCTTCGACCGATGGGGAGGGGTCCAAACCCCCTGCAGCGCAAGGGATCTCAGAAGCGGGTATTTTCGGTCACGGGGCTGAAAACGGAGCCTCTGAAACGGGGCGTGACCGAAAATCAGAAGGGCCTGGAAGTCTCACTTCGGAAACGATGGGACTATCCCCTGGGCTTCCGAAATCTTCCACCAGTTCTGGAGAATCTGGTATCGCAGTGATACCGAACGACCCCTCGGAATTTCGGTCACAGGAGGGAGTTTCGTATCATGACGATACAAAAATGGTCGATGATTTTCGGTCACAGGGGGTCGGAGCAGTCAGTTCTGGTGGACAAAACGGTATCGGGCTGATACCGAACGACCAAAAACTGGTGGAAGATTTCGGAAGTGACCGAAAATCAGAGGCCCCTGAGATCGCTGAAACTCCTTCCGGCGCAAGGGATTCGGGCTCGGGGGATTTTCGGTCAAATCAGCCCCCTCTCTCTTTACACGCGCACGCGAGGGCTGAGCAGCGGGAGGAGACGGAGGAGCTGGACCCAGAGATCCAGGAACTGTTGGACCTGGAGGCTCAAATAATGGCCTTCCACTCCGAGAACGTCAGAGCCTTCTCGGGCCTCGAACCGGAGGCATGTCGGCCAACACCGTTCCCACACAGGGAAGGGTTGGGAATGGTGGCTTGA
- a CDS encoding transposase, whose product MSKRRTHSPEFKARVAMEAISGRKTIQEIAADHAIHPIQVSQWKRQLLDGASELFTRGKKTKDKEEGQAKEAELFQQIGRLQMELEWLKKKSQLL is encoded by the coding sequence ATGAGCAAGCGCCGCACCCACAGCCCCGAGTTCAAGGCCAGGGTCGCCATGGAGGCGATCAGTGGCCGCAAGACGATCCAGGAGATCGCCGCCGACCACGCCATCCACCCGATCCAGGTGAGCCAGTGGAAGCGGCAGCTCCTGGACGGTGCCAGCGAGCTCTTCACCCGAGGCAAGAAGACCAAGGACAAGGAGGAGGGGCAGGCCAAGGAGGCGGAGCTGTTCCAGCAGATCGGACGGCTGCAGATGGAGCTGGAGTGGCTCAAAAAAAAGTCTCAACTGCTCTGA
- a CDS encoding tyrosine-type recombinase/integrase, with product MPKTCGSGQARVLSPEELDQLMQVAPNPEHRALWSVMRFTGSRTTETLRLHWGAIHSDRIVFAAATTKTRRTREPLIAPRLGEELEQFRRHWEERHRRPARNGSLLFLSPGSENQPMTRQAADKALRRAVAALGPDFPSGVSLHSFRRSLATTMAQRGASLRTVQRFTGHASLGQLQNYIDVAEADEEAALRLLD from the coding sequence ATGCCGAAAACCTGCGGCTCCGGTCAGGCCCGAGTGCTCTCGCCGGAGGAGCTGGATCAGCTCATGCAAGTGGCGCCCAACCCCGAGCACCGAGCCCTGTGGAGCGTGATGCGATTCACCGGCAGTCGCACGACCGAGACGCTGAGACTGCACTGGGGAGCGATCCATAGCGACCGGATCGTGTTCGCAGCCGCCACCACCAAGACCCGCCGCACTCGCGAGCCTCTGATCGCACCTCGCTTGGGGGAGGAGTTGGAGCAGTTCCGGCGTCACTGGGAGGAGCGCCACCGGCGCCCAGCCCGCAACGGGTCGCTGCTCTTCCTCAGTCCTGGGAGCGAGAACCAACCCATGACCCGCCAAGCGGCCGACAAGGCCCTGCGGCGGGCTGTGGCGGCCCTTGGACCGGACTTCCCGTCAGGGGTGTCGCTGCACAGCTTCCGGCGAAGCCTGGCCACGACGATGGCGCAGCGTGGCGCGAGCTTGAGAACCGTTCAGCGATTCACGGGGCACGCCAGTCTTGGTCAGCTTCAGAACTACATCGACGTGGCTGAGGCCGACGAAGAGGCGGCGCTGCGGCTTCTGGACTGA
- a CDS encoding IS66 family transposase, whose translation MGAPPAGISEVDWLSWPAGAREFILAQQEEMVQLRVQLTALATELAHLRERIGRSSRNSSKPPSSDGQGFRPPERRKGSGRKRGGQPGHPGSGPELLPIERVDEVVEHHPQACRRCGTLLQGQDPEPLRHQVIEIPPITPLVIEHRLHRLVCPCCSTSTCASLPAEVEVSHYGPRLSALVGLLGSAFPLSFSKTQALLDQLLGVQISRGAMATIRQRLSAALEQPMQEALAFARQQSVVYVDETGAPTGNADGGNPDGRRGWEWVMVTAMGVTVFLQSLSRSAAAAIDLLGNAFGGIVVSDRFSAYNHLPLEQRQLCWAHVIRDLTAIADRQGASGEIGAELLGLQQQLFAQWHRYKDGTIDWSTLQQGCRPIRQAFVGTLQRVVELGCQRGERTPWAKTVRTCHQLLQVSDGLWTFLEIEGIEPTNNAAERALRHSVIQRKISHGVQSRQGAICRSRLLTVTTSLRQQGRDIWQFLEQALIAHHRGGEMPSLLPNP comes from the coding sequence ATGGGCGCCCCTCCTGCTGGCATTTCCGAGGTGGACTGGTTGTCGTGGCCAGCTGGTGCCAGGGAGTTCATTCTGGCTCAACAGGAGGAGATGGTGCAGCTCCGCGTCCAGCTCACCGCCCTGGCGACCGAACTGGCCCATCTGCGCGAGCGGATCGGCCGCAGCTCCCGCAATTCTTCCAAGCCTCCCTCCAGTGATGGCCAGGGGTTTAGGCCGCCCGAACGACGCAAGGGCAGTGGCCGCAAGCGCGGCGGCCAGCCGGGCCATCCCGGATCTGGGCCGGAGCTGCTGCCGATCGAGCGGGTGGATGAGGTGGTCGAGCACCACCCCCAGGCCTGCCGCCGCTGCGGCACGTTGCTACAGGGTCAGGATCCCGAGCCCTTGAGGCACCAGGTGATCGAGATTCCACCGATCACGCCTCTGGTGATCGAGCACCGGCTGCACCGCCTGGTCTGCCCCTGCTGTTCCACCAGCACCTGTGCCTCGTTACCGGCGGAGGTGGAAGTAAGCCATTACGGTCCCCGGCTCAGTGCTCTGGTGGGTCTGCTGGGTAGTGCCTTCCCGTTGAGTTTCAGCAAGACCCAGGCGCTGCTGGATCAGCTGCTGGGGGTACAGATCAGCCGGGGAGCGATGGCCACTATCCGCCAGCGCTTGAGTGCAGCACTGGAGCAGCCCATGCAGGAGGCCCTTGCGTTTGCCCGTCAGCAGTCGGTGGTCTATGTCGATGAAACCGGTGCCCCCACCGGTAATGCCGATGGGGGCAACCCCGATGGCCGGCGCGGCTGGGAGTGGGTCATGGTGACCGCCATGGGGGTGACAGTGTTCTTGCAGAGCCTGAGCCGCTCGGCTGCCGCCGCGATCGACCTGCTCGGGAATGCCTTTGGCGGAATTGTGGTGAGCGATCGCTTCTCCGCCTACAACCATCTCCCGCTGGAGCAGCGCCAGCTGTGCTGGGCGCACGTGATCCGCGATCTCACTGCCATCGCTGACCGTCAGGGCGCCAGCGGTGAGATTGGAGCGGAGCTGCTGGGCCTGCAGCAGCAGCTGTTTGCCCAGTGGCACCGCTACAAAGACGGAACGATCGACTGGTCCACGTTGCAGCAGGGCTGTCGGCCGATCCGCCAGGCGTTTGTGGGCACGCTGCAGCGGGTTGTGGAGCTGGGCTGCCAGCGCGGCGAGCGAACGCCGTGGGCCAAGACGGTGCGTACCTGCCATCAGTTGCTGCAAGTGAGCGATGGCCTCTGGACCTTCCTGGAGATTGAAGGGATCGAGCCCACCAACAACGCAGCCGAGCGTGCCCTGCGCCATTCGGTGATTCAGCGCAAGATCAGCCATGGCGTCCAATCCCGCCAGGGTGCAATCTGCCGCAGCAGGTTGCTCACGGTCACCACCAGCCTGCGGCAACAGGGCCGTGATATCTGGCAGTTCCTGGAGCAGGCCTTGATCGCCCATCATCGTGGCGGTGAGATGCCATCGCTGTTGCCGAATCCCTGA